A single Carnobacterium alterfunditum DSM 5972 DNA region contains:
- a CDS encoding cold-shock protein, translated as MEQGTVKWFNAEKGFGFIEREGADDVFVHFSAIQSEGFKSLEEGQAVTFDVEEGNRGPQAANVNKA; from the coding sequence ATGGAACAAGGTACAGTAAAATGGTTTAACGCAGAAAAAGGTTTTGGATTTATCGAACGTGAAGGAGCAGACGATGTATTCGTACATTTCTCAGCTATCCAAAGCGAAGGATTCAAATCTTTAGAAGAAGGACAAGCAGTAACTTTCGACGTTGAAGAAGGAAACCGTGGACCTCAAGCAGCAAACGTAAACAAAGCTTAA
- a CDS encoding cold-shock protein codes for MEQGTVKWFNAEKGFGFIEREGAEDVFVHFSAIQSEGFKSLEEGQAVTFDVEEGNRGPQAANVNKA; via the coding sequence ATGGAACAAGGTACAGTAAAATGGTTTAACGCAGAAAAAGGTTTTGGTTTTATCGAACGTGAAGGAGCAGAAGATGTATTCGTACATTTCTCAGCTATCCAAAGCGAAGGATTCAAATCTTTAGAAGAAGGACAAGCAGTAACTTTCGACGTTGAAGAAGGAAACCGTGGACCTCAAGCAGCAAACGTAAACAAAGCTTAA
- a CDS encoding HAD family hydrolase → MTKIEAVIFDMDGLMFDTEVLYYEANRIVAKKNNLIYTWEFHEKYIGISDVEFHKELYLNYEIKQAETFIKESGQALLEHVEINGLRKKKGLIELLDYLESKKIKKIVASSSIKSLVSLFLEKEKLTSYFDAVIGGDEVSRAKPSPEIYEKAWLKTDVPKEKTIVLEDSLNGIRASYDAHIPVIMVPDLILPTSEAKEKTVAILDDLIAVKTFIEQQNN, encoded by the coding sequence ATGACTAAAATTGAAGCAGTTATTTTTGATATGGATGGGCTAATGTTTGATACAGAAGTATTATATTATGAAGCAAATCGAATTGTTGCAAAAAAAAATAATTTAATTTATACATGGGAATTCCATGAAAAATATATTGGGATTTCCGATGTAGAATTTCACAAAGAACTTTATTTGAACTACGAGATCAAACAAGCCGAAACATTTATCAAGGAAAGTGGTCAAGCTTTATTAGAGCATGTTGAAATTAACGGTCTACGCAAGAAAAAAGGATTGATTGAATTACTAGATTATTTAGAAAGTAAAAAAATAAAAAAAATAGTCGCTTCCAGCAGTATCAAGTCTCTTGTTTCTTTATTTTTAGAAAAAGAGAAACTAACTTCATATTTTGATGCTGTTATTGGAGGGGATGAAGTATCACGGGCAAAACCAAGTCCTGAAATATATGAAAAAGCGTGGCTAAAAACAGACGTTCCTAAAGAAAAAACGATTGTTTTAGAAGATTCACTTAATGGGATCCGTGCAAGCTATGATGCTCATATCCCAGTCATCATGGTACCAGATCTAATACTGCCGACTAGTGAAGCCAAAGAAAAGACAGTAGCGATTCTTGATGATTTAATTGCTGTAAAAACATTTATTGAACAGCAAAACAACTAA
- the radC gene encoding RadC family protein codes for MTIKSVNLIKEVPIQSRPRERLEHYGEKALANHELLAILLRTGIKGTNVVTLAMTMLNHFEDLYYLKTASCQELMALSGIGKVKAIELKAAIELGVRISQTSQIKIGQITSSTKAGEMLLIEMRGLQQEHVVVLYLNTKNEIIKKETIFIGGLNSSVAHPREIFRGAVRYSAARIIVGHNHPSGNPEPSEADIQFTRRMSECGELMGIELLDHIIVGEHEFISLKEIGIC; via the coding sequence ATGACAATAAAAAGTGTGAATCTTATTAAAGAAGTACCTATTCAATCGAGACCTAGAGAAAGATTAGAGCACTATGGAGAAAAAGCTCTTGCTAATCATGAGCTGCTTGCTATTTTACTTAGAACGGGTATCAAGGGAACAAATGTCGTAACATTAGCTATGACAATGCTTAATCATTTCGAAGATCTTTATTATTTGAAAACGGCTTCTTGTCAAGAGTTAATGGCTCTTTCTGGTATTGGAAAGGTAAAAGCAATTGAATTAAAAGCAGCTATTGAATTAGGCGTCCGTATCTCACAGACCTCACAAATAAAAATTGGTCAAATCACCTCTAGTACAAAAGCGGGTGAGATGCTATTAATAGAAATGCGTGGATTACAGCAAGAACATGTAGTAGTTCTTTACTTAAATACCAAAAATGAAATCATAAAAAAAGAAACTATTTTTATTGGTGGACTTAATTCGTCGGTTGCACATCCCAGAGAGATATTTAGAGGGGCGGTAAGATATTCTGCAGCACGAATCATTGTTGGACATAACCATCCATCGGGTAATCCGGAGCCATCCGAAGCCGATATTCAGTTTACTCGTAGAATGTCAGAATGTGGCGAACTAATGGGTATTGAATTGTTGGATCATATTATTGTTGGCGAACATGAATTTATTAGTTTAAAAGAAATAGGGATTTGTTGA
- a CDS encoding cold-shock protein, translated as MEQGTVKWFNAEKGFGFIEREGADDVFVHFSAIQSEGFKSLEEGQAVTFDVEEGNRGPQAANVNKA; from the coding sequence ATGGAACAAGGTACAGTAAAATGGTTTAACGCAGAAAAAGGTTTTGGCTTTATCGAACGTGAAGGAGCAGATGATGTATTCGTACATTTCTCAGCTATCCAAAGCGAAGGATTCAAATCTTTAGAAGAAGGACAAGCAGTAACTTTCGACGTTGAAGAAGGAAACCGTGGACCTCAAGCAGCAAACGTAAACAAAGCTTAA
- a CDS encoding cold-shock protein codes for MEQGTVKWFNAEKGFGFIEREGAEDVFVHFSAIQSEGFKSLEEGQAVTFDVEEGNRGPQAANVNKA; via the coding sequence ATGGAACAAGGTACAGTAAAATGGTTTAACGCAGAAAAAGGTTTTGGTTTTATCGAACGTGAAGGAGCAGAAGATGTATTCGTACATTTCTCAGCTATCCAAAGCGAAGGATTTAAATCTTTAGAAGAAGGACAAGCAGTAACTTTCGACGTTGAAGAAGGAAACCGTGGACCTCAAGCAGCAAACGTAAACAAAGCTTAA
- a CDS encoding ISL3 family transposase gives MSHNNCIRTALDLKDKNIFFDEKFCEEKRIKGFRSKVFYATLTYKPTHCECCGMKNHAYSIVKNGYLTSRVKWVSSTHYATSIRLKKQRFLCRACGVTFVARSPEIEEGCFIAKRVKQSIAVELADTISIKDLSKRHFVSPTTVDRVLKQLNQSVKNTFKSLPQHLSFDEFQSVKNVEGKMSFIYSNADTHEPIDILPTRLLLALRRHFLRYPYKTRMNVKTIVVDMNAAYFTLVKDLFPNAKVIIDRFHIVQLISRSLNQTRVQTMKQFHTSNSEDLKNYRKFKRYWQLLLKDSDDLNFKDYRYQRLFKKPLPNTEIIDYLLTLDETLKATYDLYQNLLYYSKKNDYKGFKDLVLKASPKELSPFMQTALKTLRKHLPRIKHTFMYPYSNGALEGSINKIKVIKRVAYGYRNFQNFRCRILISFKAKKSSARRFSHAA, from the coding sequence ATGTCTCATAATAATTGTATCCGAACTGCACTTGATTTAAAAGATAAAAATATCTTTTTTGATGAAAAATTTTGCGAGGAGAAACGAATCAAAGGGTTCAGATCAAAAGTTTTCTATGCCACTTTAACGTACAAACCCACTCACTGTGAGTGTTGTGGGATGAAGAACCACGCCTACTCTATTGTAAAGAATGGGTATTTAACCTCTAGGGTTAAATGGGTCAGTTCGACTCATTATGCAACGTCTATTCGATTAAAGAAGCAGCGGTTTCTTTGTAGAGCATGCGGTGTTACCTTTGTTGCACGTTCTCCTGAAATTGAAGAAGGTTGCTTCATCGCTAAACGGGTCAAACAGTCTATCGCGGTTGAATTAGCCGACACTATTTCTATAAAAGACCTGTCTAAACGGCATTTTGTTTCTCCTACCACTGTAGACAGAGTCTTGAAACAACTCAATCAGTCTGTTAAAAATACCTTCAAATCCTTGCCGCAACACCTCTCTTTCGATGAATTTCAATCCGTTAAAAACGTCGAAGGAAAAATGAGCTTTATTTATTCGAATGCAGACACACATGAACCAATCGATATCTTGCCAACTCGGCTGCTACTAGCTTTACGCCGTCACTTTCTTCGCTATCCCTATAAGACGAGGATGAACGTAAAAACGATTGTCGTAGACATGAACGCGGCCTACTTTACATTAGTTAAAGATCTCTTTCCTAATGCTAAAGTGATCATTGACCGTTTCCATATCGTTCAGTTGATATCACGCTCGTTGAATCAAACCAGAGTTCAAACAATGAAACAATTCCATACCTCTAATTCAGAAGATTTAAAGAATTACAGAAAATTTAAAAGGTACTGGCAACTCCTGTTAAAGGATTCAGACGACTTAAATTTTAAGGATTACCGCTATCAACGACTCTTTAAAAAACCTTTACCGAATACAGAAATCATCGACTACCTACTTACGCTCGACGAGACTCTTAAAGCGACGTATGATTTGTATCAAAATCTTCTTTATTATTCTAAAAAAAATGACTATAAAGGGTTTAAAGACCTTGTACTTAAGGCTTCTCCTAAAGAGTTATCTCCTTTTATGCAGACTGCCCTTAAAACCCTGCGTAAACACTTGCCTAGGATAAAACATACTTTTATGTATCCCTATTCTAACGGTGCTTTAGAAGGGTCAATCAATAAAATAAAAGTCATCAAACGGGTTGCTTATGGTTATCGGAATTTTCAGAACTTTAGATGTCGTATTTTGATTAGTTTTAAAGCAAAAAAAAGCAGCGCGAGAAGATTCTCTCACGCTGCTTAA